A window from Nocardioides mesophilus encodes these proteins:
- a CDS encoding alpha/beta fold hydrolase, with protein sequence MSSATEDPSTRPTGPSPERFVTVADGIELCYQTFGDPADEPILLVMGLGGPMTWWDPDFCSMLAEHGFHVIRYDNRDTGRSSRVRGRITRSGIVRAFMGRGGPPPYTLTDMAEDGFALLDHLGHAAGHVVGISMGGMIAQTMALHRPERVLSLTSIMSTTGRRTVGWQDPRLMPLLLARRANGKAAYVESSARLWRVIGSPLYPDTVEEVQARAAETWDRGVSASGVARQMVAILAQPDRSRSLREVKVPTLVIHGLDDRMVHVSGGRATAQSVPGAELLLVPGMGHDVPAELHRTFVEAIVRNARRAGEHSEPRD encoded by the coding sequence ATGTCGAGCGCCACCGAAGACCCGTCCACCCGGCCCACCGGCCCGTCCCCGGAGCGGTTCGTCACGGTCGCCGACGGCATCGAGCTGTGCTACCAGACCTTCGGCGACCCCGCGGACGAGCCGATCCTGCTGGTCATGGGACTCGGTGGTCCGATGACGTGGTGGGACCCCGACTTCTGCTCGATGCTGGCCGAGCACGGCTTCCACGTGATCCGCTACGACAACCGCGACACCGGCCGGTCGAGCCGGGTCCGTGGCCGGATCACCCGCTCGGGCATCGTGCGGGCGTTCATGGGCCGCGGCGGCCCGCCGCCGTACACCCTGACCGACATGGCCGAGGACGGCTTCGCGCTGCTGGACCACCTCGGTCACGCGGCCGGCCACGTCGTCGGCATCTCGATGGGCGGCATGATCGCGCAGACGATGGCGCTGCACCGTCCCGAGCGGGTGCTGTCGCTGACCTCCATCATGTCCACCACCGGCCGGCGCACGGTCGGCTGGCAGGACCCCCGGCTGATGCCGTTGCTGCTCGCCCGACGCGCCAACGGCAAGGCGGCGTACGTCGAGTCCTCCGCCCGCCTCTGGCGGGTGATCGGGTCACCGCTCTACCCCGACACGGTCGAGGAGGTGCAGGCGCGGGCGGCCGAGACCTGGGACCGCGGGGTCAGCGCGTCCGGCGTCGCCCGGCAGATGGTCGCCATCCTCGCCCAGCCGGACCGCAGCCGGAGCCTGCGTGAGGTGAAGGTGCCGACGCTGGTGATCCACGGCCTCGACGACCGGATGGTGCACGTCTCCGGGGGCCGCGCAACGGCGCAGTCGGTCCCCGGCGCCGAGCTGCTGCTGGTCCCGGGGATGGGTCACGACGTGCCCGCCGAGCTGCACCGGACCTTCGTGGAGGCGATCGTGCGCAACGCCCGCCGCGCCGGCGAGCACTCGGAGCCCCGCGACTGA
- a CDS encoding esterase/lipase family protein, producing the protein MGTPMATFLCPPGYAGPRGLRAIAREGSAVAEAARLVGRSARQRWARSDTPYALRHPEPGLEPVVLVPGFMAGDGTLSLMSRHLRQLGHRTYRSTMHANVGCTQAAFESLEQRIEAVATRRSRRVSIVGHSLGGLLARGVAARRPDLVESIVTLGSPLLAPGAAHRLLLLDLAVLVRLQRAGFGKMMGEDCTSGECAQLSWEQSRTPLPHDVAFTSVFSRRDGIIDWRGCLDPQADTVEVRTSHLGMAFDPVVLDIVAASLADHRARRARQVTRQASLRAVPDVSVG; encoded by the coding sequence ATGGGAACACCGATGGCGACCTTCCTCTGCCCGCCGGGGTACGCCGGGCCCCGGGGGCTGCGGGCCATCGCCCGGGAGGGGAGCGCCGTCGCGGAGGCCGCCCGGCTCGTCGGCCGCAGCGCCCGTCAGCGGTGGGCACGCTCGGACACGCCGTACGCCCTGCGCCATCCCGAGCCCGGCCTGGAGCCGGTCGTGCTGGTGCCCGGCTTCATGGCGGGCGACGGCACTCTGTCGCTGATGAGCCGGCACCTGCGCCAGCTCGGGCACCGGACCTACCGCTCCACGATGCACGCCAACGTCGGCTGCACGCAGGCGGCCTTCGAGTCGCTGGAGCAGCGCATCGAGGCGGTGGCGACCAGGCGCAGCCGCCGGGTCTCGATCGTCGGGCACAGCCTGGGCGGCCTGCTCGCCCGCGGCGTCGCGGCCCGCCGCCCCGACCTCGTCGAGAGCATCGTGACGCTGGGCAGCCCGTTGCTGGCCCCCGGCGCCGCGCACCGGCTGCTGCTGCTGGACCTGGCCGTGCTGGTGCGCCTCCAGCGCGCCGGCTTCGGCAAGATGATGGGCGAGGACTGCACGTCGGGGGAGTGCGCCCAGCTGAGCTGGGAGCAGTCGCGCACGCCGCTGCCGCACGACGTCGCGTTCACCTCGGTGTTCTCCCGCCGCGACGGGATCATCGACTGGCGCGGCTGCCTGGACCCGCAGGCCGACACCGTCGAGGTGCGCACCAGCCACCTCGGGATGGCCTTCGACCCGGTGGTCCTCGACATCGTGGCGGCCTCGCTGGCTGATCACCGGGCCCGGAGGGCCCGTCAGGTCACCCGGCAGGCCAGCCTGAGGGCAGTTCCCGACGTGTCGGTGGGTTAG
- a CDS encoding carbohydrate kinase family protein, which yields MSSSPYVVAGEALVDIVVPAEGGEEHAPGGSPLNVAVGLARLGVDTVLITELGDDEHGKLTAEHAVGSGVVLHEQSVLPGHRTSTATAHLGHDRAATYDFDLTWDIGARQLPAGARGLHVGSIGASLRPGRENVVDLVRQAAAAGLLVSFDPNARPAFLPEPEQAFEDLLEVAAFAQLVKLSDEDVEHLAPGRSPADLAAGLLEHSATTRLVVVTHGGTAAEAYTRTETVRVPSRPVEVVDTVGAGDSFMAALIATVLEWGIDDHSRERLEALLTAAHQVAALTCGRRGANPPTRRELPSGWPAG from the coding sequence GTGAGCAGCAGCCCGTACGTCGTCGCCGGGGAGGCCCTGGTCGACATCGTCGTCCCGGCCGAGGGCGGCGAGGAGCACGCCCCGGGCGGGTCGCCGCTCAACGTCGCGGTCGGCCTGGCCCGGCTGGGCGTGGACACCGTGCTGATCACCGAGCTCGGTGACGACGAGCACGGCAAGCTGACCGCCGAGCACGCCGTCGGCAGCGGAGTGGTGCTGCACGAGCAGTCGGTGCTCCCCGGCCACCGGACCAGCACCGCGACGGCCCACCTCGGCCACGACCGGGCGGCCACCTACGACTTCGACCTGACCTGGGACATCGGTGCCCGGCAGCTGCCGGCCGGTGCCCGCGGGCTGCACGTCGGCTCGATCGGCGCCTCGCTGCGGCCCGGCCGCGAGAACGTCGTGGACCTGGTCCGCCAGGCTGCCGCGGCAGGGCTGCTGGTCTCCTTCGACCCCAACGCCCGGCCGGCCTTCCTCCCCGAGCCCGAGCAGGCCTTCGAGGACCTGCTGGAGGTCGCCGCGTTCGCCCAGCTCGTGAAGCTGAGCGACGAGGACGTCGAGCACCTGGCGCCCGGCCGCTCGCCGGCCGACCTCGCCGCCGGGCTGCTCGAGCACAGCGCCACCACCCGGCTGGTGGTGGTCACCCACGGCGGCACCGCCGCGGAGGCCTACACCCGCACCGAGACGGTGCGGGTGCCGTCCCGACCGGTCGAGGTCGTGGACACGGTCGGCGCCGGCGACTCGTTCATGGCGGCGCTGATCGCGACCGTGCTCGAGTGGGGCATCGACGACCACTCCCGGGAGCGCCTCGAGGCGCTGCTCACCGCGGCGCACCAGGTCGCCGCGCTCACGTGCGGGCGCCGGGGGGCTAACCCACCGACACGTCGGGAACTGCCCTCAGGCTGGCCTGCCGGGTGA
- the glpX gene encoding class II fructose-bisphosphatase, translating into MSDAPHLSTGLDAPNEAPDRNLALELVRVTEAAAMAAGRWVGRGDKNGADGVAVNAMRTLISTVGMRGVVVIGEGEKDNAPMLFNGEEVGDGTGPECDVAVDPIDGTTLAAKGMANAIAVMAVAPRGSMYDPSAVFYMEKLVTGPEAAHAVDIRNPVAENIHQVAKAKGSEPGDVTVVLLDRPRHDQLAQEIRETGARIKFISDGDVAGAIMAARAGTGIDLLLGIGGTPEGIIAACAMKCLDGVIQARLWPKDDEERQRAIDAGHDLDRVLTTDDLVSGDDVFFVATGITDGELMQGVRYRAGGASTHSLVMRSRSGTIRSIVSEHKLRKLKSYAAVDFDH; encoded by the coding sequence ATGTCTGACGCCCCGCACCTCTCGACCGGTCTCGACGCCCCCAACGAAGCCCCCGACCGGAACCTCGCGCTCGAGCTCGTCCGGGTCACCGAGGCGGCGGCGATGGCGGCCGGCCGGTGGGTCGGCCGGGGCGACAAGAACGGCGCCGACGGCGTGGCGGTCAACGCGATGCGCACGCTGATCTCCACCGTCGGCATGCGCGGCGTGGTGGTGATCGGCGAGGGCGAGAAGGACAACGCCCCGATGCTGTTCAACGGCGAGGAGGTCGGCGACGGCACCGGACCGGAGTGCGACGTGGCGGTCGACCCGATCGACGGCACCACCCTGGCGGCCAAGGGCATGGCCAACGCGATCGCGGTGATGGCGGTGGCACCCCGCGGGTCGATGTACGACCCGTCCGCGGTGTTCTACATGGAGAAGCTGGTCACCGGCCCGGAGGCGGCCCATGCCGTCGACATCCGCAACCCGGTCGCCGAGAACATCCACCAGGTCGCCAAGGCCAAGGGCAGCGAGCCCGGTGACGTCACCGTGGTGCTGCTCGACCGGCCGCGCCACGACCAGCTCGCCCAGGAGATCCGCGAGACCGGGGCCCGGATCAAGTTCATCTCCGACGGCGACGTGGCCGGCGCGATCATGGCGGCCCGGGCCGGCACCGGCATCGACCTGCTCCTCGGCATCGGCGGCACCCCCGAGGGGATCATCGCGGCCTGCGCGATGAAGTGTCTCGACGGCGTCATCCAGGCCCGGCTCTGGCCCAAGGACGACGAGGAGCGCCAGCGCGCCATCGACGCCGGCCACGACCTGGACCGGGTGCTGACCACCGACGACCTGGTCAGCGGTGACGACGTCTTCTTCGTCGCCACCGGCATCACCGACGGCGAGCTGATGCAGGGCGTGCGCTACCGCGCCGGTGGCGCGAGCACCCACTCGCTGGTGATGCGCTCACGCAGCGGCACGATCCGCTCGATCGTCTCCGAGCACAAGCTCCGCAAGCTCAAGTCCTACGCCGCCGTCGACTTCGACCACTAG
- a CDS encoding ABC transporter ATP-binding protein: MSPNESGPARLDAHVVVRRPGHTVDVRLTAEPGDVIAVIGPNGAGKSTLVRALAGIVPLSEGHVRVDGQLWEGERGRRLEARHRRVGMVFQSDLLFPHLTALGNAAFGPRSRGVGRRTAEATAQSWLDRLGIGDLARRRPHQLSGGQAQRVSIARALAGEPGLLLLDEPLSALDVGVAMALRIELARHLADFPGVAVLVTHDALDAMTLANRVLVLEDGAVAQEGSPTEVATAPRTDHVARLVGLNVLRGLSEGTLVRLDDGSVLVTTTPAHGPVSACFSPAAVTLTPEQPAGSARNRWRAPIASVAPHGEAVRVHLEGPVGLIADVTPASATGLGLVPGREVWASVKATEVRVYTAI; encoded by the coding sequence ATGAGCCCGAACGAGTCCGGCCCGGCCCGGCTGGACGCGCACGTCGTCGTACGGCGTCCCGGCCACACCGTCGACGTCCGGTTGACCGCCGAGCCCGGCGACGTGATCGCGGTGATCGGCCCGAACGGCGCCGGGAAGTCCACGCTGGTGCGGGCGCTGGCCGGGATCGTGCCGCTCAGCGAAGGGCACGTGCGGGTGGACGGGCAGCTGTGGGAGGGCGAGCGGGGCCGCCGCCTCGAGGCGCGGCACCGGCGGGTCGGCATGGTGTTCCAGTCCGACCTGCTGTTCCCGCACCTGACCGCGCTGGGCAACGCGGCGTTCGGCCCCCGCAGCCGCGGCGTCGGCCGCCGTACCGCTGAGGCGACCGCCCAGTCCTGGCTCGACCGGCTGGGCATCGGTGACCTCGCCCGGCGCCGCCCCCACCAGCTCTCCGGCGGGCAGGCGCAACGGGTCTCGATCGCCCGGGCCCTGGCCGGCGAGCCCGGTCTGCTGCTGCTCGACGAGCCGCTGTCGGCCCTCGACGTCGGCGTCGCGATGGCGCTGCGGATCGAGCTCGCCCGGCACCTCGCCGACTTCCCCGGGGTCGCGGTGCTGGTCACCCACGACGCCCTGGACGCGATGACCCTGGCCAACCGGGTGCTGGTCCTCGAGGACGGCGCGGTCGCCCAGGAGGGCAGCCCGACCGAGGTGGCCACCGCGCCCCGCACCGACCACGTCGCCCGGCTCGTCGGGCTCAACGTGCTCCGCGGGCTCAGCGAGGGGACCCTGGTCCGGCTCGACGACGGCTCGGTCCTGGTCACCACCACCCCGGCGCACGGTCCGGTGAGCGCCTGCTTCAGCCCGGCGGCGGTGACGCTCACCCCGGAGCAGCCGGCCGGGTCGGCGCGCAACCGGTGGCGGGCCCCGATCGCCTCGGTCGCACCGCACGGCGAGGCGGTCCGGGTGCACCTCGAGGGCCCGGTCGGGCTGATCGCGGACGTCACGCCCGCGTCGGCCACCGGACTCGGCCTCGTGCCCGGACGGGAGGTCTGGGCGTCGGTGAAAGCCACCGAGGTGAGGGTCTACACGGCGATCTGA
- a CDS encoding ABC transporter permease — translation MTRQEAALGRAPLRLVLPAVLAVTFLAVPLLALLVRTPWSDLGVRLTDPAILDALRLSVLTSTAAVVLVTLVGVPLSWLLARAEFRGRSLVRALVIVPLVLPPVVGGVALLSAFGRRGVVGGPLYDAFGISLPFTTAAVVVAHAFVALPFFVLSVEGALRATNREYDVVAATLGASRWTTFLRVSLPLAGPGLLAGLVLSWARALGEFGATITFAGNYPGTTRTMPNAIYVALQSDPDAAIVLSVILMVVSVAVLALLRERWFDQAVQGARG, via the coding sequence GTGACCCGGCAGGAGGCCGCCCTGGGCCGGGCGCCGCTGCGGCTGGTGCTCCCGGCGGTGCTCGCGGTCACCTTCCTCGCCGTGCCGCTGCTGGCGCTGCTGGTGCGCACCCCGTGGTCCGACCTCGGGGTCCGGCTCACCGACCCCGCGATCCTCGACGCGCTCCGGCTCTCGGTGCTCACCTCCACCGCGGCGGTCGTGCTGGTCACGCTGGTCGGGGTGCCGCTGTCGTGGCTGCTGGCCCGGGCCGAGTTCCGCGGACGGTCGCTGGTGCGGGCCCTGGTGATCGTGCCGCTGGTGCTGCCGCCGGTGGTCGGCGGCGTGGCGCTGCTCTCCGCCTTCGGCCGTCGCGGCGTGGTCGGCGGCCCGCTCTACGACGCGTTCGGGATCTCGCTGCCGTTCACCACCGCCGCCGTCGTGGTCGCGCACGCCTTCGTCGCGCTGCCGTTCTTCGTGCTCAGCGTGGAGGGGGCGCTGCGGGCCACGAACCGGGAGTACGACGTCGTGGCGGCCACGCTAGGCGCCAGCCGGTGGACCACGTTCCTCCGGGTCTCGCTGCCGTTGGCCGGCCCGGGGCTGCTCGCCGGCCTGGTGCTGAGCTGGGCCCGGGCGCTGGGCGAGTTCGGGGCCACCATCACCTTCGCCGGCAACTACCCGGGCACCACCCGCACCATGCCCAACGCGATCTACGTCGCCCTGCAGTCGGACCCGGACGCGGCGATCGTGCTCAGCGTGATCCTGATGGTGGTCTCGGTGGCGGTGCTCGCCCTGCTCCGGGAGCGCTGGTTCGACCAGGCCGTCCAGGGGGCCCGCGGCTGA
- the modA gene encoding molybdate ABC transporter substrate-binding protein: MSRARRSGRRLAALALGVTLVAALAGCGGGSETGGPGTAAGTDQGEGRLSGELTVLAAASLTETFTELARTFEDAHPGTTVSVSFDSSATLAEQVLQGAPADVLATADQRTMGTVVDGDAVAGSPRVFATNRLALVVPADNPAGISTFADLDRPSVDYVVCVPSAPCGALTTTVLQEQDITHPPASEEVDVKAVLSKVELDEADAGIVYTTDAVAAGDKVRAIEVPGADRTSTVYPIAVLSGSAEPALARAWVQLVLSADGQRVLRAAGFGTP; encoded by the coding sequence GTGAGCCGCGCGAGGCGCAGCGGCCGCCGGCTGGCCGCCCTGGCTCTGGGCGTGACGCTGGTCGCCGCGCTGGCCGGCTGCGGCGGCGGGTCGGAGACGGGCGGCCCGGGGACGGCAGCAGGCACCGACCAGGGCGAGGGCCGGCTGAGCGGCGAGCTCACCGTGCTCGCCGCCGCCTCGCTGACCGAGACCTTCACCGAGCTCGCGCGCACCTTCGAGGACGCGCACCCCGGCACCACCGTCTCGGTCTCCTTCGACTCCAGCGCCACCCTCGCCGAGCAGGTCCTCCAGGGCGCCCCCGCCGACGTCCTCGCCACCGCGGACCAACGCACGATGGGGACCGTCGTGGACGGCGACGCCGTGGCCGGCTCGCCCCGGGTCTTCGCCACCAACCGGCTCGCGCTCGTGGTGCCGGCAGACAACCCCGCCGGGATCAGCACGTTCGCCGACCTGGACCGGCCCTCGGTCGACTACGTGGTGTGCGTGCCGTCCGCGCCGTGCGGTGCGCTGACCACGACGGTGCTGCAGGAGCAGGACATCACCCACCCGCCGGCCAGCGAGGAGGTCGACGTCAAGGCGGTGCTCAGCAAGGTCGAGCTCGACGAGGCCGACGCGGGCATCGTCTACACCACCGATGCGGTCGCCGCCGGTGACAAGGTGCGGGCCATCGAGGTGCCGGGCGCCGACCGGACCAGCACCGTCTACCCCATCGCCGTGCTCTCCGGCTCCGCGGAGCCCGCGCTGGCCCGGGCCTGGGTGCAGCTGGTCCTCTCCGCCGACGGGCAGCGGGTCCTGCGCGCCGCCGGCTTCGGGACGCCGTGA
- a CDS encoding TOBE domain-containing protein: MSDYRIVEAAELLGVSDDTLRRWIDAGRVTASSDSAGRTRIAGADLARLARSLAETDDSGATRASAVSARNRMRGIVTEVKKDPVMAQVELVCGPYRIVSLMSSEAADELRLEPGVVAIASVKSTNVVVELP, translated from the coding sequence ATGAGTGACTACCGGATCGTCGAGGCGGCGGAGCTTCTCGGGGTCAGCGACGACACCCTGCGGCGCTGGATCGACGCCGGCCGGGTGACGGCCTCCTCCGACTCCGCGGGGCGCACCCGCATCGCCGGCGCGGACCTGGCGCGGCTGGCCAGGTCCCTGGCGGAGACCGACGACTCCGGCGCCACGCGGGCGAGCGCGGTCAGCGCCCGCAACCGCATGCGCGGCATCGTCACCGAGGTCAAGAAGGACCCCGTGATGGCGCAGGTCGAGCTGGTCTGCGGGCCCTACCGGATCGTGTCGCTGATGAGCAGCGAGGCCGCCGACGAGCTGCGCCTCGAGCCGGGCGTGGTCGCGATCGCGTCGGTGAAGTCCACCAACGTCGTCGTGGAGCTCCCGTGA
- a CDS encoding SLC13 family permease has protein sequence MPLAVLDAVAVLTLVALLAVAFAHPSQWWEGTAGVAAAALMLAIGAVDLPAAREQVLQLLPVVLFLCAILVVATLCAAEGVFRTLGALLSARAGGSPVRMLTWTFLTAAVTTAVLSLDATVVLLTPVAVLAATGSRLRSRPVAYACARLANSASLLLPVSNLTNLLAMPALGLTFHEFAVRMAPAWAAVLAVEYVGLRVFFRRELAEGRSTGSPATVERTEQEWAERDEVDEVVEPAPVVALAVVALMLVGFAVGSPLGVEPAWVAGAAAAVLAAHALRRRVVRPATVLRASHLPFALFVLGLGVVVAALVDGFLGDLVGGLLPAGDGLASLLLVALLATVLANLVNNLPATLLLVPLVAPLGGTALLVALVGLNVGSGLTYPGSLANLLWRRSMTTLGPAPRAAEFHRLAALVTPPAVLAGVVVLWALG, from the coding sequence GTGCCCCTTGCCGTGCTCGACGCGGTCGCCGTGCTCACGCTCGTCGCCCTGCTCGCCGTCGCGTTCGCGCACCCCTCGCAGTGGTGGGAGGGGACGGCCGGCGTGGCGGCCGCCGCCCTGATGCTGGCGATCGGAGCCGTCGACCTGCCCGCCGCACGCGAGCAGGTGCTGCAGCTGCTGCCCGTGGTGCTGTTCCTGTGCGCGATCCTGGTGGTGGCGACGCTGTGCGCGGCCGAAGGCGTGTTCCGCACCCTCGGCGCGCTGCTGTCCGCCCGGGCGGGCGGTTCTCCGGTGCGGATGCTGACCTGGACCTTCCTCACCGCCGCGGTCACCACCGCGGTGCTCAGCCTGGACGCGACCGTGGTGCTGCTGACCCCGGTGGCGGTGCTGGCCGCGACCGGCAGCCGGCTGCGCTCCCGGCCGGTGGCCTACGCCTGCGCACGGCTGGCGAACTCCGCCTCGCTGCTGCTGCCGGTCTCGAACCTGACGAACCTGCTGGCGATGCCGGCCCTTGGGCTGACCTTCCACGAGTTCGCGGTGCGGATGGCGCCCGCCTGGGCGGCGGTGCTGGCCGTCGAGTACGTCGGCCTCCGCGTGTTCTTCCGCCGGGAGCTGGCCGAAGGCCGATCGACCGGCAGCCCGGCGACCGTCGAGCGGACCGAGCAGGAGTGGGCGGAGCGCGACGAGGTCGACGAGGTCGTGGAGCCCGCGCCCGTCGTCGCGCTGGCCGTCGTGGCGCTGATGCTGGTCGGCTTCGCGGTGGGCTCCCCGCTCGGGGTGGAGCCCGCGTGGGTGGCGGGAGCCGCAGCCGCGGTCCTGGCGGCGCACGCGCTGCGCCGCCGGGTCGTCCGGCCGGCGACGGTGCTGCGCGCCTCGCACCTGCCGTTCGCGTTGTTCGTCCTGGGGCTGGGCGTGGTGGTGGCCGCCCTGGTCGACGGCTTCCTCGGCGACCTGGTGGGCGGCCTCCTGCCCGCCGGCGACGGCCTGGCCTCGCTGCTGCTGGTCGCGCTGCTGGCCACCGTGCTGGCCAACCTCGTCAACAACCTGCCGGCGACGCTGCTGCTGGTGCCGCTGGTCGCGCCGCTGGGCGGCACCGCGCTGCTCGTCGCGCTGGTCGGGCTCAACGTCGGCTCCGGCCTGACCTACCCCGGCTCGCTGGCCAACCTGCTCTGGCGGCGCAGCATGACCACGCTCGGGCCGGCGCCGCGAGCCGCCGAGTTCCACCGGCTCGCGGCGCTGGTGACACCACCGGCGGTGCTGGCCGGGGTGGTCGTGCTCTGGGCGCTCGGCTGA
- a CDS encoding DUF4245 domain-containing protein gives MSGQAGRYQRSATGMVGAMIVLIAVVGGFVTLRELNSTDPPSPVRDVDYAKVAQFARKQATFDLVAPAALAPGWRATTVDYVDGVKPRWHLGMLDAEGRYVGLEQSGSSVSSMVETYVDEAAVRGKPVRVGGQTWSRWSDAGGDVAIVRDAGDTTTLLVGDEVPVEELATFATTLR, from the coding sequence GTGAGTGGACAGGCAGGCCGTTACCAGCGTTCGGCGACCGGCATGGTGGGCGCGATGATCGTGCTGATCGCCGTCGTCGGCGGCTTCGTCACCCTCCGCGAGCTGAACAGCACCGACCCGCCGAGCCCGGTGCGCGACGTCGACTACGCCAAGGTCGCGCAGTTCGCGCGCAAGCAGGCCACCTTCGACCTGGTCGCGCCGGCCGCGCTGGCGCCGGGCTGGCGGGCGACCACGGTCGACTACGTCGACGGGGTCAAGCCGCGCTGGCACCTCGGGATGCTCGACGCCGAAGGGCGCTACGTCGGGCTCGAGCAGTCAGGCTCGTCGGTGAGCTCGATGGTCGAGACGTACGTCGACGAGGCGGCCGTCCGGGGCAAGCCGGTGCGCGTCGGCGGGCAGACCTGGTCGCGCTGGTCCGACGCCGGCGGCGACGTCGCCATCGTCCGGGACGCCGGCGACACCACCACGTTGCTGGTGGGCGACGAGGTGCCGGTCGAGGAGCTCGCGACGTTCGCGACGACGCTGCGCTGA
- a CDS encoding exodeoxyribonuclease VII small subunit, producing the protein MSETTSTSPELTYEQAREELIEVVRRLESGGTDLEESLALWERGEELARTCQGWLDGARKRLDAALSQGDAEQPE; encoded by the coding sequence ATGAGTGAGACCACGTCCACCAGCCCCGAGCTCACCTACGAGCAGGCGCGGGAGGAGCTCATCGAGGTGGTCCGCCGGCTCGAGTCCGGAGGCACCGACCTCGAGGAGTCGCTGGCGCTGTGGGAGCGCGGCGAGGAGCTGGCCCGCACCTGCCAGGGCTGGCTCGACGGCGCCCGCAAGCGGCTCGACGCGGCGCTGTCCCAGGGAGACGCGGAGCAGCCGGAGTAG
- the xseA gene encoding exodeoxyribonuclease VII large subunit: MGLETSPEKPAPVRQIANLISGWVDRLGAIWVEGQVAQLSRRQGMNTVFLTLRDPVADVSISVTCSRLLFDSLNPPLVEGAGVVVHAKPSYYANRGTLSLRANDIRMVGLGELLARIERRRQLLAAEGLFAAELKRPLPFLPRRIGLITGGGSAAERDVLEVARRRWPAVDFRVVHTAVQGTQAAAEIMSALDRLDHDPEVDVIVIARGGGSVEDLLPFSDEGLVRAVAKARTPVVSAIGHEPDSPLLDLVADRRAATPTDAAKTIVPDVAEEMERVRHARDRLRAHLSTYLSREQHLLDAIRARPSLADPTRHLDDRSLEVDQLRDRARRTLHHQLDRAGNDLGHQLARVRSLSPLATLSRGYAVVQDAEGHVVTSVDTVGKGKTVRIRVADGRISARVTSTTPDPVEQPATDASGGDTDE; the protein is encoded by the coding sequence GTGGGCCTGGAGACCTCCCCGGAGAAGCCGGCGCCGGTGCGCCAGATCGCGAACCTGATCTCCGGCTGGGTGGACCGGCTCGGCGCGATCTGGGTCGAGGGTCAGGTCGCGCAGCTGTCACGGCGGCAGGGCATGAACACCGTCTTCCTCACCCTGCGCGACCCGGTCGCCGACGTGTCGATCTCCGTCACCTGCTCGCGCCTGCTGTTCGACTCGCTGAACCCGCCGCTGGTCGAGGGCGCCGGCGTCGTGGTGCACGCCAAGCCGTCCTACTACGCCAACCGCGGCACGCTGTCGCTGCGCGCCAACGACATCCGGATGGTCGGTCTCGGCGAGCTGCTGGCCCGCATCGAGCGGCGGCGGCAGCTGCTGGCCGCCGAGGGGCTCTTCGCCGCCGAGCTCAAGCGGCCGCTGCCGTTCCTGCCCCGCAGGATCGGCCTGATCACCGGCGGCGGCTCTGCCGCGGAGCGCGACGTCCTCGAGGTGGCCCGCCGCCGCTGGCCCGCGGTCGACTTCCGCGTCGTGCACACCGCGGTCCAGGGCACCCAGGCGGCGGCCGAGATCATGTCCGCGCTCGACCGGCTCGACCACGACCCCGAGGTCGACGTGATCGTCATCGCCCGCGGCGGCGGCTCGGTGGAGGACCTGCTGCCGTTCAGCGACGAGGGCCTGGTCCGGGCGGTCGCCAAGGCGCGTACGCCGGTGGTCTCCGCGATCGGCCACGAGCCGGACAGCCCCCTGCTCGACCTGGTCGCCGACCGGCGGGCCGCGACCCCCACCGACGCGGCCAAGACGATCGTGCCGGACGTCGCCGAGGAGATGGAGCGGGTGCGGCACGCCCGTGACCGGCTCCGCGCGCACCTGTCCACCTACCTCTCGCGCGAGCAGCACCTGCTCGACGCGATCCGGGCCCGGCCCAGCCTCGCCGACCCGACCCGCCACCTCGACGACCGGTCCCTGGAGGTCGACCAGCTGCGCGACCGGGCCCGGCGCACGCTGCACCACCAGCTCGACCGGGCCGGCAACGACCTCGGGCACCAGCTGGCCCGGGTGCGCAGCCTCTCGCCGCTCGCCACGCTGAGCCGCGGCTACGCCGTCGTCCAGGACGCGGAGGGGCACGTCGTCACCTCGGTCGACACGGTCGGCAAGGGGAAGACCGTCCGGATCCGGGTCGCGGACGGTCGGATCAGCGCGCGGGTCACCAGCACCACCCCCGATCCGGTCGAGCAGCCGGCCACCGACGCCTCCGGAGGAGACACCGATGAGTGA